One Keratinibaculum paraultunense genomic window carries:
- a CDS encoding aminopeptidase: MKNFNIMLDEYAKLCVEVGINLQKGQPLVINTPIEGADFVRLVTKHAYELGAKEVHVNWNDEILTKMKYENAPMEVFENFPKWYADGMEEYAEDGAGFLSIYSQDPELLKDIDPKKIAAYNKSSSIALKNFRNYTMNDINAWCVVSIPTQGWASRVFPDVSEEEAMEKLWKAIFKSTRMDLEDPIKAWEEHLKNLEEKVNFLNEKKFKKLYYKSSNGTDLEVELPEGHIWAGGGSKNAKDVFFVPNIPTEEVFTMPLKTGVNGVVYSTKPLNYGGNLIDEFKLVFEEGKVVDFEAEQGYEVLKDLLSLDEGAKHLGEVALVPYDSPISNSNIIFLNTLFDENASCHFALGKAYPTNIEGGENMTEEELEKRGVNDSLTHVDFMIGSEDLSIIGETKDGKKVQIFENGNWAF, from the coding sequence ATGAAAAATTTTAATATTATGCTAGATGAGTATGCAAAACTTTGTGTAGAAGTAGGCATCAACCTACAAAAAGGTCAACCATTGGTTATTAATACTCCCATAGAAGGGGCAGATTTTGTAAGACTAGTGACAAAACATGCTTATGAACTTGGGGCAAAAGAGGTTCATGTAAATTGGAATGATGAAATACTAACTAAAATGAAATACGAAAATGCTCCTATGGAAGTATTTGAAAACTTTCCTAAATGGTATGCTGATGGTATGGAGGAGTATGCAGAAGATGGTGCTGGATTTTTATCCATATATTCTCAAGATCCAGAATTACTTAAAGATATAGATCCTAAGAAAATTGCAGCTTATAACAAATCCTCATCTATAGCATTAAAGAATTTTAGAAATTACACCATGAATGATATAAATGCTTGGTGTGTAGTATCTATCCCTACACAAGGCTGGGCTAGTAGAGTTTTCCCTGATGTATCAGAAGAAGAAGCTATGGAAAAACTATGGAAAGCTATATTTAAATCTACTCGAATGGATCTAGAAGATCCAATTAAAGCTTGGGAAGAACATCTTAAAAATTTAGAGGAAAAAGTTAATTTCCTAAATGAAAAGAAATTTAAAAAACTATATTATAAATCTTCCAATGGTACCGATTTAGAAGTAGAATTGCCTGAAGGTCATATATGGGCAGGTGGTGGGAGTAAAAATGCTAAAGATGTATTCTTCGTTCCCAACATACCTACAGAAGAAGTATTTACCATGCCTTTAAAAACTGGAGTTAATGGTGTAGTTTATAGTACAAAACCATTAAACTATGGTGGAAATCTAATAGACGAATTTAAGCTAGTTTTTGAAGAAGGAAAAGTTGTAGATTTTGAAGCTGAACAAGGCTATGAAGTATTAAAAGATCTACTTTCTCTAGATGAAGGTGCTAAACATTTAGGAGAGGTTGCTTTAGTACCATATGATTCTCCTATATCCAATTCCAATATAATATTTTTAAATACGCTTTTTGATGAAAATGCTTCCTGTCATTTTGCTTTAGGCAAAGCTTATCCTACAAATATTGAAGGTGGAGAAAATATGACTGAGGAAGAATTAGAAAAAAGAGGAGTTAATGACTCCTTAACTCATGTGGATTTTATGATAGGCTCAGAAGATTTATCTATAATTGGGGAAACTAAAGATGGGAAAAAAGTCCAAATATTTGAAAATGGTAATTGGGCTTTTTAA